One window of the Pyrinomonadaceae bacterium genome contains the following:
- a CDS encoding DUF4157 domain-containing protein, translated as MFTQQTNKKSPATAETHSPNHSDAEPKSAPQPNELWQSLALEPAQSEIASTSAASAPGGPAKNVEGTDGARFHTGPNAAAAAESLDAAAFTVGRDVFFGRNQFAPGTSSGDQIIRHELAHVAQANNSTISPHQSLNVAEPYHAAEAEAERIGAVGGHAAMRVSSPTVFRVKPTATTVARHDKDHIFGNPAAVPPLAGLNLRDFEKYTEQEQADWFVHPTLLPADRAFLWEMLLLLGEGSYIRLAIGDVMLSELKAIPAADWPGLKAFCRGMGRDQHTVQIFPPLPPLADRIALGKTLFDLEQIIPPAVLEITVSHSQLQRLQASPALMTLLAEYWANFEPFLEASFSPAPGGLGPEFERVLAFLTALGGPGLAPLLPLKGGSPADRWVRNLHRFPLPMLNQLVANLGDISGKHPLVLILHTGHDAPAAFQDAAKLFSDLVQNVGVSSGMWGLWDMTNLVLMIEGQTSIADMALRIPTIASTWGHKDSGGVRRINQTVIAGHGSGHSVALAGAGLPAPGSTHYPEESLNPVANKKPTEDLLDALGKHMDPATARILYAGCLVGSRTVAAGTPAAAIPAAVAADQSLAQFTETRLAGAGIPITPGVTVQAARGSVGLAALTSLYDPATGQLKPNYPSDPNVFGAPGAYAGTGLEPEGVLRAAVEIAATISPGMAELTLRSRMMMPARPLHWYDIITRMLVPLVLPAPALPPTGVNIELVNEMANVAQVPFLVKWPKFNVTAHTFVTRLNPKAFAADVYTGLIGTALYTGVAGPDEKRLRLMVDQGNFRRTLAPADLLAGILATGLNATQLQVHLNVTPAVLGGHEATLMPLAPAPPVEQIRLALAWFGRDNTNAHVQAFLKSLVVVAAGAPPAFNAAVSAEVTAAGKDETDILTSLGFKMVATGAAIGGGPPPPLANVRVPGSVKNTEFVDAEHPYVATVTVPIANVRPSASTARPPIGTVKLGATVTVAGFAGDWAAIDFNGKLGFINRKLITP; from the coding sequence ATGTTTACGCAGCAAACAAATAAGAAGTCGCCTGCCACGGCTGAAACCCATTCACCGAATCATTCGGACGCTGAACCGAAAAGCGCTCCGCAGCCTAACGAGCTTTGGCAAAGTCTCGCTTTAGAACCGGCCCAAAGTGAAATTGCGTCAACCTCCGCTGCGTCCGCGCCCGGCGGCCCAGCCAAGAACGTTGAGGGCACGGATGGAGCTCGTTTCCACACCGGTCCGAATGCGGCCGCTGCCGCTGAAAGCCTTGATGCCGCCGCGTTCACTGTGGGACGAGATGTGTTCTTCGGCCGGAATCAATTCGCGCCCGGCACGTCTTCGGGTGATCAGATCATACGGCACGAACTGGCCCATGTGGCTCAGGCAAATAACAGCACGATCAGTCCGCACCAAAGTTTGAACGTGGCGGAGCCTTATCATGCCGCGGAAGCCGAAGCCGAACGCATCGGCGCCGTCGGTGGACACGCGGCCATGCGCGTTAGCTCGCCCACCGTATTTCGCGTCAAGCCTACGGCGACGACCGTGGCGCGGCACGACAAGGATCACATCTTTGGAAACCCGGCCGCCGTGCCGCCTCTCGCCGGGCTCAACCTTAGGGATTTTGAAAAATATACGGAGCAGGAGCAGGCAGATTGGTTTGTGCATCCGACCTTGTTGCCGGCGGATCGAGCTTTTCTCTGGGAGATGCTTCTGCTGTTGGGAGAGGGATCCTACATCCGTCTGGCGATCGGCGATGTAATGTTGTCCGAGCTGAAGGCGATCCCCGCGGCCGACTGGCCAGGCCTGAAAGCTTTCTGTCGCGGCATGGGCCGGGACCAGCACACGGTTCAAATCTTTCCCCCGCTTCCGCCGCTCGCCGATCGGATCGCGCTCGGCAAGACGCTGTTCGACCTGGAACAAATCATTCCGCCGGCGGTCCTCGAAATAACCGTTTCTCACTCACAACTGCAAAGACTTCAAGCGTCGCCTGCACTGATGACTTTGCTCGCTGAATACTGGGCAAACTTTGAGCCGTTTCTGGAGGCGAGCTTTTCACCTGCTCCAGGAGGGTTGGGACCAGAGTTCGAGCGGGTGCTCGCTTTTCTCACCGCCCTCGGCGGACCAGGACTCGCACCGTTGCTGCCACTTAAGGGCGGCTCGCCCGCCGACCGCTGGGTGCGAAACCTGCACCGGTTCCCGCTTCCCATGCTGAATCAACTGGTGGCGAACCTGGGAGACATTTCAGGAAAACATCCGTTGGTCTTGATTCTGCACACCGGTCACGACGCGCCCGCTGCGTTTCAGGACGCGGCGAAATTGTTTTCCGACCTGGTGCAGAATGTCGGCGTCAGCAGCGGGATGTGGGGCCTTTGGGATATGACTAATCTCGTCCTAATGATTGAAGGCCAAACTTCGATCGCTGATATGGCACTGCGCATTCCCACGATCGCCAGTACCTGGGGTCACAAGGACAGCGGGGGGGTCCGACGAATTAATCAAACCGTCATCGCCGGCCATGGCTCAGGCCATAGTGTCGCCCTGGCGGGAGCTGGTTTGCCGGCGCCGGGAAGTACTCACTATCCGGAAGAGAGCCTCAACCCCGTCGCGAATAAGAAGCCCACCGAGGATTTGTTGGACGCGCTTGGAAAGCACATGGACCCGGCGACGGCGCGCATCCTGTACGCGGGATGTCTGGTCGGGTCACGCACTGTCGCTGCCGGAACACCGGCAGCCGCGATTCCAGCCGCGGTCGCCGCCGATCAGAGCCTGGCGCAATTCACCGAAACTCGTTTAGCCGGAGCCGGCATTCCCATCACGCCGGGCGTCACGGTGCAAGCGGCCCGTGGCTCAGTGGGACTCGCCGCACTCACGAGCCTGTACGATCCGGCGACCGGCCAACTCAAGCCAAACTATCCGAGTGACCCGAATGTTTTTGGTGCGCCGGGCGCTTATGCGGGCACCGGATTGGAGCCCGAAGGAGTTCTCAGAGCGGCGGTCGAAATCGCCGCCACGATCTCACCCGGAATGGCAGAGCTAACCTTGCGCTCGCGCATGATGATGCCCGCCAGGCCTTTACATTGGTACGACATCATTACCCGCATGCTGGTGCCATTGGTATTGCCGGCGCCAGCATTGCCGCCGACTGGGGTGAACATTGAGTTAGTCAATGAGATGGCGAACGTTGCCCAAGTGCCATTCCTGGTGAAATGGCCAAAGTTTAATGTTACCGCGCACACCTTTGTCACACGTTTGAATCCTAAGGCATTTGCCGCCGATGTCTATACCGGGTTGATCGGCACGGCGTTATACACAGGTGTTGCTGGGCCGGACGAGAAGCGTCTGCGGCTGATGGTTGACCAGGGCAACTTCCGTCGCACACTGGCGCCGGCGGATCTATTGGCAGGCATTCTCGCAACCGGTCTCAATGCCACACAGTTGCAAGTTCACTTGAATGTCACGCCGGCTGTGTTAGGCGGGCACGAGGCGACGCTGATGCCGCTCGCGCCGGCGCCACCTGTCGAACAGATCAGGCTGGCCCTGGCGTGGTTTGGTCGGGACAATACAAATGCACACGTCCAGGCTTTTCTCAAATCGCTGGTGGTCGTCGCGGCGGGGGCGCCGCCGGCCTTCAATGCGGCGGTCAGTGCCGAGGTAACCGCAGCAGGAAAAGATGAAACGGACATTCTCACGTCGCTTGGATTCAAAATGGTCGCCACCGGAGCGGCGATTGGGGGAGGACCTCCGCCTCCTTTGGCGAATGTCCGCGTCCCAGGCAGCGTAAAGAACACCGAGTTCGTCGATGCCGAGCATCCGTATGTCGCTACCGTTACCGTGCCTATCGCCAACGTCCGGCCTTCGGCGTCAACCGCAAGGCCGCCAATCGGCACGGTTAAGCTGGGAGCCACCGTCACCGTCGCCGGTTTTGCCGGCGACTGGGCAGCAATCGATTTCAACGGCAAACTAGGTTTCATTAATAGGAAGTTGATCACACCATAA
- a CDS encoding patatin-like phospholipase family protein, giving the protein MSYPGTGSPESVQPVSASAAETTAPRPGIALCLSGGGYRAMLFHLGTLWRLNQLGILRKLARVSSVSGGSITAGVLGLAWKKLRFGNMDVSPDLEELVIRPVRALANHTIDRGSIIKGILLPRQSIADEVADSYREYLFGNSTLQDLPADNEGPRFVINATNVQTKVLWRFSRPYMGDYRVGLVKNPTTELAVAVAASSAFPPFLSPAELELRTSDFDASTPGVTLKDEAYRTNVVLTDGGVYDNLGLETAWKSYDTILVSDGGGAVSDESDPERDWARHSYRILSLFDHQVRSLRKRQVIDSYKLGARKGAYWGIRTNIADYALPDAMACPFARTIDLANVATRLKALDTTLQDRIVNWGYAVCDAALRKHVDNTLPPPGNFPYPTAGV; this is encoded by the coding sequence ATGAGTTATCCTGGCACAGGTTCACCGGAAAGCGTTCAACCCGTCAGCGCTTCAGCCGCGGAAACAACAGCCCCGCGGCCCGGCATCGCGCTTTGTCTGTCGGGGGGCGGGTATCGCGCGATGCTCTTCCATCTCGGTACTCTTTGGCGACTCAACCAGCTCGGAATTCTCCGCAAGTTGGCACGCGTTTCGAGCGTTTCGGGCGGGTCGATCACGGCCGGCGTTCTCGGCCTGGCGTGGAAAAAACTGCGATTCGGTAACATGGACGTCAGCCCGGATCTTGAGGAGCTCGTGATTAGGCCCGTCAGAGCACTCGCCAACCACACGATCGACCGTGGGTCAATCATTAAGGGCATACTTCTTCCGCGACAGAGCATCGCGGATGAAGTGGCCGACTCCTATCGCGAATATTTGTTCGGCAACAGCACGCTCCAGGATTTGCCGGCCGACAACGAGGGACCACGCTTTGTAATCAACGCCACCAACGTGCAGACGAAAGTCTTATGGCGATTCAGCCGTCCTTACATGGGCGACTACCGCGTCGGCCTTGTCAAAAATCCGACGACGGAGCTTGCGGTTGCAGTCGCCGCTTCATCAGCTTTCCCCCCGTTCCTTTCGCCCGCAGAGCTGGAACTGCGAACGTCGGATTTTGATGCAAGCACACCTGGCGTCACCCTCAAAGACGAAGCTTACCGGACAAACGTGGTACTGACCGATGGCGGCGTCTACGACAATCTCGGTTTGGAAACTGCATGGAAGAGTTACGATACGATCCTCGTGAGCGATGGTGGAGGCGCTGTAAGCGACGAATCCGATCCCGAACGAGACTGGGCGCGCCACTCTTATCGAATCCTGAGCCTGTTCGATCATCAGGTGCGGAGTCTCCGTAAGCGTCAGGTTATCGACTCTTACAAACTTGGCGCGCGCAAAGGTGCATACTGGGGCATTCGAACGAACATTGCCGACTATGCGCTACCCGACGCAATGGCCTGTCCGTTCGCGCGCACTATTGACTTAGCAAACGTCGCAACGCGTTTGAAAGCACTCGACACGACGTTGCAAGACAGAATCGTCAATTGGGGCTATGCTGTTTGCGACGCCGCGTTGCGCAAGCACGTTGACAATACTCTACCCCCGCCCGGGAATTTTCCTTATCCGACCGCGGGAGTTTGA
- a CDS encoding response regulator transcription factor, producing MTRARILLADDHKEMRERVISLLQDEFEVVGAVGDGSALMEAELTMQPDVCVVDISMPGLCGIDAAAQLHARGSKTKVVVLTVYDDADFLEAALTSGALGYVVKSRMTSDLCLAIHEALAGRLFVSPSPRLNALRT from the coding sequence TTGACGCGCGCACGCATTCTGTTGGCCGACGATCACAAAGAGATGCGTGAGCGGGTGATCAGCCTCTTGCAGGACGAATTCGAGGTAGTTGGGGCGGTCGGGGATGGTAGCGCCCTGATGGAGGCTGAGCTGACGATGCAGCCCGATGTTTGCGTCGTTGATATCTCGATGCCGGGGCTTTGCGGAATCGACGCCGCTGCACAACTTCACGCGCGCGGCTCGAAAACGAAAGTGGTTGTGCTGACCGTTTACGACGATGCTGATTTTCTGGAAGCCGCGTTAACGAGCGGCGCGTTAGGCTATGTGGTTAAAAGCCGAATGACGTCGGATTTGTGCCTCGCCATCCATGAAGCTCTCGCCGGTCGCCTGTTCGTCTCGCCCTCACCACGGCTGAACGCGCTGCGAACATAA
- a CDS encoding EAL domain-containing protein has protein sequence MNGRAYFRWLVIATGLVLFASTVYQLPHERVDLRLALLAAITLIGASRLAVPIPGIEGRITVSDTMVFLILLLYGGEAAVLVAAFEGASSSLRISRKAITVLFNAAVMAISTLTGVTILRMWFGYAIETPPHFGTGRLIGALAILALVHYFVNSGLVAIDRALKTGDSMVSTWQQHYLWTSLTYFAGAAAAGTVARLSADFGFFPVFLTMPVIAIVYFTYRTYMNSVANAEAQAMRAELSVEEKQRYISELEMVRKELHESREYFRHASLHDRLTALPNRALLADRLQQSINRARRRPGYLFAVLFLDLDRFKIINDSLGHAAGDQLLVAVADRLNEAVRSVDTVARLGGDEFAVLLDDIQDTVEALQIAERLQALVRQPVMLDGEEVFATASIGIALNVTGYDDPESILRDADSAMYQAKQSGKGRHELFDKNIQTRALMALKMENQLRRALERGEFFLCFQPIVSIESGEIKGFEALIRWQHPELGLVPPSEFISIAEDAGLTAKMGEWVLGEACKELVTWREHGLTDCFVSVNLSATQFADAGLVSHVDRILKRNCLPPALLHLEITESVVMEHAERACTTLNQLRALGVHLSIDDFGTGYSSLSYLARFPINKLKIDRSFIAEMMTSDETLEVVRGIITLASTLKMDVVAEGVETEEQRRILNALNVPYAQGYLFSRPLEVDQVIGFIASRTTTPQTATQPQAQIGIDAAQLQSIAVN, from the coding sequence ATGAACGGCCGTGCATATTTCAGGTGGCTTGTGATCGCGACCGGACTGGTATTGTTCGCGAGCACGGTTTACCAGCTACCCCACGAGCGGGTCGATTTGCGCCTCGCTCTTTTGGCCGCGATCACGCTTATCGGTGCGTCTCGGCTGGCCGTGCCCATCCCCGGAATCGAAGGTCGGATTACCGTCTCTGACACGATGGTGTTTCTTATCCTGCTGCTTTATGGCGGCGAAGCGGCGGTACTGGTTGCGGCCTTCGAAGGCGCATCTTCAAGCCTGCGCATTAGCCGCAAAGCAATCACGGTTCTGTTCAACGCCGCAGTGATGGCGATATCGACGCTGACCGGCGTGACTATTTTGCGCATGTGGTTTGGCTATGCCATTGAGACGCCACCGCACTTCGGCACCGGCCGGCTGATCGGCGCGCTCGCGATTTTGGCACTCGTTCATTATTTCGTGAACTCTGGTTTGGTGGCGATCGATCGCGCGCTCAAGACCGGCGATTCGATGGTCTCGACCTGGCAGCAGCACTATCTCTGGACGTCGCTCACATATTTCGCCGGCGCCGCGGCCGCAGGAACGGTCGCGCGATTGTCAGCCGACTTCGGCTTCTTTCCAGTTTTTCTCACGATGCCGGTCATCGCGATAGTTTATTTCACCTACCGCACGTATATGAACAGCGTCGCCAACGCGGAAGCGCAGGCCATGCGCGCCGAGCTGAGCGTCGAAGAAAAGCAGCGTTACATCTCAGAGCTTGAAATGGTCCGGAAAGAACTTCACGAAAGCCGCGAGTATTTCCGCCACGCGTCGCTGCATGATCGGCTCACTGCCTTGCCTAACCGCGCGCTGCTGGCCGATCGGCTCCAACAGTCAATAAATCGCGCACGCCGGCGTCCCGGATATCTGTTTGCGGTGCTTTTTCTGGACCTCGATCGATTTAAAATCATCAACGACAGCCTTGGTCACGCCGCCGGCGATCAGCTTTTGGTCGCGGTTGCGGACCGGCTTAACGAGGCGGTGCGCTCCGTTGATACCGTGGCCCGACTGGGTGGAGACGAGTTTGCAGTTCTCCTTGATGACATTCAGGACACAGTCGAGGCGCTACAGATTGCCGAGCGACTTCAGGCGCTGGTCCGTCAGCCAGTAATGCTGGATGGTGAGGAAGTCTTTGCCACCGCGAGTATCGGGATTGCGCTGAATGTGACGGGCTATGACGATCCGGAAAGTATCCTGCGCGATGCGGATAGTGCCATGTACCAGGCCAAGCAAAGCGGCAAAGGCCGGCACGAATTGTTTGACAAGAATATTCAAACCCGCGCGCTGATGGCCTTGAAGATGGAGAATCAGCTTCGTCGGGCCCTTGAGCGCGGTGAATTCTTCTTGTGCTTCCAGCCGATTGTGTCCATCGAGAGCGGTGAGATCAAAGGCTTCGAAGCCTTGATTCGCTGGCAGCATCCGGAACTCGGGCTGGTCCCACCGAGCGAGTTCATTTCGATCGCCGAGGATGCCGGCCTCACGGCTAAAATGGGTGAATGGGTATTAGGTGAAGCCTGCAAAGAGCTGGTCACCTGGCGAGAACACGGGCTAACCGATTGTTTCGTGAGCGTCAATCTGTCCGCTACGCAGTTTGCAGATGCCGGTCTGGTCTCTCACGTTGATCGGATTCTCAAGCGGAATTGCCTGCCACCGGCCCTGCTGCATCTGGAAATTACGGAGAGCGTGGTAATGGAACATGCCGAGCGCGCTTGCACGACTCTTAATCAGTTGCGCGCGCTGGGTGTGCATTTGAGTATCGACGACTTCGGCACCGGCTATTCATCGCTGAGCTACCTGGCTCGCTTTCCCATCAACAAACTGAAAATCGATCGCTCATTCATCGCCGAAATGATGACTTCGGATGAAACCCTGGAAGTCGTGCGCGGCATCATTACCCTCGCCTCGACATTAAAGATGGATGTGGTGGCTGAAGGAGTTGAAACCGAGGAGCAGCGACGCATCCTGAACGCATTGAATGTCCCGTACGCGCAGGGCTATCTCTTCTCACGTCCGCTGGAAGTAGACCAGGTAATTGGATTCATCGCCTCCCGAACGACCACGCCTCAAACCGCTACGCAACCGCAGGCCCAGATAGGAATCGATGCCGCGCAACTGCAAAGTATTGCCGTCAATTAA
- a CDS encoding S8 family peptidase, producing MATKKRQPSKTKNTIQRDELEQLIYRNAGPKRFTQDSPVMPDVWFEFGKSPNGRVDLLMNPHFEASPGRVAKLLEDRLLIEQQSKTASKFGCDEKGGYDIAYNQSTVVVRLCFHELVRVVLPLTPWWTRYVWPDNGKQIRRFVEDKKVRDAITRLLEGDEDEPLIGHVNPQVFWMMKVIGTIGAVAQSNTGSRRTAITAKAIVQACANLVTDLQSPDEVSPPPVWSVTRNREASVSVWRSTMAVKADAARRLFEIDCSNLTWAIMDSGIDARHPAFRIRDKQGQPEVDPFKTRITATYDFTVIRRLLRSEKEAEAIDEAAAKPGLAKALKRLKNQPEKLKQLRTSLQSGREIDWDFLKPLIQVPHDENYPVPKHQHGTHVAGIIGADWRLTDPVPPPDDHAMSGVCPDIKLYDLRVLDDGGRGDEFSVMAAMQFVRHLNANKDMMMIQGVNLSLSIRHDVSNYACGSTPVCEEANRLIGAGIIVVTAAGNNGYLYFLTANGIPEEGYRSISITDPGNTESVITVGATHRDSAHLFGVSYFSSRGPTGDGRIKPDLVAPGEKIVSTTPNNNKLRMDGTSQAAPHVSGAAALLLARYPELIGRPTRIKEILCKTATDLGRERYFQGAGMVDVLRALQSV from the coding sequence ATGGCGACAAAGAAACGCCAGCCCTCGAAGACGAAAAACACCATTCAACGTGACGAACTGGAGCAGTTGATCTACAGGAACGCTGGTCCGAAACGCTTCACGCAGGATTCTCCGGTGATGCCTGATGTATGGTTCGAATTTGGCAAAAGTCCGAACGGCAGAGTCGATCTCCTTATGAATCCACATTTCGAAGCTTCACCGGGGCGCGTGGCCAAGTTACTCGAAGACCGATTACTCATCGAACAGCAATCAAAGACGGCCAGCAAATTCGGTTGCGACGAGAAGGGCGGCTACGACATTGCTTACAACCAATCTACAGTCGTCGTTCGACTCTGCTTCCATGAATTAGTTCGTGTTGTGTTGCCGTTGACACCGTGGTGGACCAGGTATGTGTGGCCGGACAACGGTAAACAGATACGGCGCTTTGTGGAAGACAAAAAAGTCCGTGATGCTATAACCCGCTTGCTCGAGGGTGACGAAGATGAGCCGCTAATCGGCCACGTTAATCCTCAGGTCTTCTGGATGATGAAAGTTATTGGCACCATCGGCGCCGTTGCACAAAGTAATACCGGAAGTCGAAGAACTGCGATTACTGCCAAAGCAATCGTCCAGGCGTGTGCCAACCTGGTCACCGATCTGCAATCGCCCGATGAAGTGAGCCCACCGCCTGTTTGGTCTGTTACTCGGAACCGCGAAGCTTCAGTGTCGGTTTGGCGGTCGACAATGGCCGTAAAAGCCGACGCCGCGCGACGACTCTTCGAAATAGACTGTAGCAATCTAACCTGGGCCATTATGGATAGCGGCATTGATGCTCGTCATCCCGCTTTTCGCATCCGTGATAAACAGGGTCAGCCGGAAGTAGACCCGTTCAAAACTCGCATCACTGCAACCTATGACTTCACGGTGATCCGTCGGTTGTTGAGGTCCGAAAAGGAGGCGGAAGCCATCGATGAAGCGGCCGCCAAACCGGGTCTCGCCAAGGCATTGAAACGTCTCAAAAACCAACCCGAGAAACTGAAGCAGTTGCGGACAAGCCTTCAGAGCGGACGTGAAATAGATTGGGACTTTCTTAAGCCACTCATCCAGGTTCCACATGACGAGAACTACCCCGTTCCCAAGCACCAGCACGGTACTCACGTGGCGGGAATAATCGGAGCCGATTGGCGACTAACAGACCCTGTGCCGCCTCCCGACGATCACGCAATGAGCGGTGTATGCCCCGATATTAAGCTTTACGATCTGCGTGTGCTTGACGATGGAGGCAGAGGCGACGAATTTTCCGTGATGGCCGCAATGCAGTTTGTCCGTCATTTGAACGCGAACAAGGACATGATGATGATTCAGGGCGTGAACCTGAGTCTCTCCATCCGCCATGACGTCTCCAACTATGCATGCGGAAGCACCCCGGTTTGTGAAGAAGCAAACAGGCTCATCGGCGCGGGCATCATCGTAGTGACCGCCGCAGGCAACAACGGCTATCTCTATTTCCTGACTGCGAACGGAATCCCAGAAGAAGGGTATCGGAGTATAAGTATTACAGATCCGGGGAACACAGAGAGCGTTATTACTGTTGGCGCCACGCATCGCGATAGCGCTCATCTTTTCGGCGTCAGTTATTTTTCGAGTCGCGGACCGACGGGAGACGGCCGCATTAAACCCGATCTTGTAGCGCCAGGCGAAAAGATAGTAAGCACCACTCCCAACAACAATAAATTGCGAATGGATGGAACCAGCCAGGCGGCGCCGCATGTTAGCGGCGCAGCGGCTTTGCTCCTGGCGCGCTATCCCGAACTAATTGGCCGGCCCACGCGCATCAAGGAGATCCTGTGCAAAACGGCGACTGACCTCGGCCGCGAGCGTTATTTCCAGGGCGCAGGAATGGTCGATGTCCTCCGTGCACTTCAATCCGTCTGA
- a CDS encoding S8 family serine peptidase codes for MSTVKVSADLGSLLQNPLSARQDVIVQLNGPLSLTLRTLIALLGGQITAEFGNFDMIAIRLPGTSLLQLLALPGIVYVSPDRPTVTMGHITTTTGADAARTGSPLTPALNGSGVGIAILDSGIYDSHKSFTGTANNIRVIANKDFTGENRTDDSFGHGTHVASLAAGNDSVASGAYTGIASNANLLDVRVLTANGTGTTSGLLKGLNWVMSNRAQYNIRVANLSLGAPAVDSYQSDPICKAVRKLVDAGVVVVAAAGNNGTDAQGRKVYGQIHSPGIEPSALTVGASNSYGTDSRHDDTVTTFSSRGPTRGSWTDGYGVKHYDNLIKPDIVAPGNKIVGAESPNNILVSEHPELDAGVSSDAARKMMRLSGTSMAAPIVAGTAALLLQANPKLTPNLIKAILMYTAQPLAGANTFEQGMGQMNIEGAAKIARLVRTDLLNSNQLGAPLLTGAVPDPYSTIGTYTFSWSRGMLLGHTYGVGTPLISQYQNIYRQGVLMTDGVAINNGVIAGDTTLIKGGIGFGQHVMTSDGVIAGDGIIFCSTTILFGNGVIAGDGVVAGDGVIAGDGVIAGDGVIAGDTLARGDNTAGMASVREDD; via the coding sequence GTGAGTACCGTCAAAGTGTCTGCCGACCTGGGCAGCCTTCTGCAGAATCCTTTGAGCGCTCGGCAAGACGTTATCGTCCAGCTTAACGGACCGCTTAGTCTTACTCTTCGAACGTTAATTGCCTTACTCGGCGGACAGATAACTGCAGAGTTCGGCAACTTCGATATGATTGCGATCAGGCTTCCGGGCACATCGTTGTTACAGCTCCTGGCGCTGCCGGGCATCGTGTATGTATCTCCCGATCGGCCCACCGTTACGATGGGCCATATAACGACGACCACGGGAGCCGATGCCGCGCGCACTGGTTCGCCTTTGACGCCGGCACTGAATGGCAGCGGCGTCGGAATCGCCATTCTGGATTCGGGTATCTACGACTCTCATAAATCGTTCACCGGAACCGCCAACAACATCCGGGTCATCGCTAACAAGGACTTCACGGGTGAGAACCGTACCGACGATTCTTTTGGTCACGGCACTCATGTAGCTTCCCTGGCCGCCGGTAACGATAGTGTAGCCAGCGGCGCCTATACGGGGATCGCTTCAAATGCAAACTTACTGGACGTGCGCGTGTTAACCGCGAACGGTACCGGTACTACGTCGGGACTCCTGAAAGGCCTCAATTGGGTGATGAGCAACCGTGCCCAATACAACATTCGTGTTGCCAATCTGAGTCTCGGCGCTCCGGCCGTGGATTCGTATCAGTCAGATCCAATCTGCAAAGCCGTGCGAAAGCTCGTGGACGCGGGCGTGGTCGTCGTGGCCGCGGCCGGCAACAATGGCACCGATGCTCAGGGCCGCAAGGTCTACGGACAGATTCATTCACCGGGGATCGAGCCCTCGGCACTGACGGTGGGCGCATCGAACAGCTACGGCACTGATTCACGTCACGATGACACGGTCACGACTTTTAGCTCCCGCGGACCGACACGCGGGTCGTGGACAGACGGTTATGGCGTGAAGCACTACGACAACTTGATCAAGCCGGATATCGTAGCGCCCGGCAACAAGATCGTTGGCGCGGAATCACCAAACAACATTCTGGTAAGCGAGCATCCGGAACTTGACGCCGGAGTCAGCAGCGACGCAGCACGCAAAATGATGCGGCTGAGCGGCACTTCAATGGCCGCGCCGATAGTGGCCGGAACCGCCGCCCTTCTACTTCAAGCTAATCCGAAGCTCACTCCTAATTTGATTAAGGCAATCCTCATGTACACCGCCCAGCCACTGGCCGGCGCCAATACGTTCGAACAAGGAATGGGTCAGATGAATATAGAAGGGGCAGCGAAAATCGCGCGCCTGGTCCGGACGGATTTGCTAAATTCGAATCAGTTGGGAGCCCCTTTACTCACGGGCGCGGTTCCTGATCCCTACTCAACCATCGGCACTTACACCTTTAGTTGGTCTCGCGGCATGCTGTTGGGCCACACGTACGGCGTTGGTACGCCGCTGATTTCCCAGTATCAGAACATTTACCGCCAAGGCGTTCTCATGACTGACGGCGTAGCCATAAACAATGGCGTTATCGCCGGCGACACTACATTAATAAAGGGGGGAATCGGATTTGGCCAGCACGTTATGACAAGCGATGGAGTGATTGCCGGCGACGGAATTATTTTCTGCAGCACGACGATCCTATTCGGAAACGGCGTGATTGCCGGTGATGGAGTCGTCGCGGGCGACGGAGTGATCGCCGGCGACGGAGTGATCGCCGGTGATGGCGTGATCGCTGGGGACACCCTCGCTCGTGGCGACAACACAGCCGGCATGGCGTCAGTCAGAGAGGACGATTAA